Below is a window of Dietzia timorensis DNA.
CCCGCGCAACGCCTTCGAGTCGCCGCTCGACGCATACAAGGCCGCCCAGGCCCACGAGGTCAAGGTCACCGGCCAGATCGAGGCACTTTTCCATGCCGCACGCGAGGAGAACGACCCCCTCGGCGAGCAGTTCATCCTCTGGTTCCTGCGCGAGCAGGTCGAAGAGGTCGCCAACATGGACACGATGGTCACCATCGCCGAGCGTGCGGGCGACAACTGGTTCGACGTCGAGCGTCACCTCGCTCGCGAGGGCGGCGGAGCCTCCTCGAACACCGGCACCCCGCCGGCCGCTGCGGGCGGCGCGATCTAATTCGCCCCCTGGGGCGCACTCGCCCCGAGCACTGATTCCGCGATGACGGCGGAGGATCGGATCCTCCGCCGTCATCGCTATTTCTTCGGTTTTTCTCCTCGGCTTCCGGGCGCGCGCGGGTCCGGGCCGCGGAATAAATAAGTGCTCATTGTGCACACCGCGGTGCATACTGCACGTATCCGGCCGCGGGTGCCCAGCGCGTCCTCGGCGACAGCATTTTCCCGGGGAGGGGGCGGACATGGAGCGGTTGGATTCGGCGGCGCCCAGGGCGCGAGCCTTCCGCCGTGTGGGCTGCGCGTTGTTTACCGCCGCGGCCGCGTACGCCCTCGCGGGATGTTCCGTCGGACCTCCCGAAGGAGCAGGGAGCAGCGCCACGGTGAGCCCGGCGCCGGCGTCCGCCGTCATCACCATCCCGGGTGCGGCCGGAGAGCC
It encodes the following:
- a CDS encoding ferritin, which codes for MASKFHNLLREQIANEFGAMQQYVAIAVWADASDLPQIASQFYAHSLGERNHAMMMVQYLLDRGESYEVSAIEAPRNAFESPLDAYKAAQAHEVKVTGQIEALFHAAREENDPLGEQFILWFLREQVEEVANMDTMVTIAERAGDNWFDVERHLAREGGGASSNTGTPPAAAGGAI